The following are from one region of the Sandaracinus amylolyticus genome:
- a CDS encoding Ca2+-dependent phosphoinositide-specific phospholipase C, translated as MRLFTQTFFFLLAPATLLACGGDDGASPLDASVPPDAYTQPFAFDGNFAARPDASFAQYTQDDTLSIFHVQLEATHNSYHLRPSDDPVVDWDYEHAPLDVQLEEQGVRGLELDLNWDDDIGVHRVLHIPTVDARSTCDLFVECLAIVRTWSDAHADHVPLVIHLEPKGGATAAERLARMLAIENEIRSVWPDELILTPDRVRGDHATLPEALAEGGWPTLGETRGHVLFVIDDSEALRDAYVADAPSLEGRVMFVDSEPGDTFGAYAIINDAFASERIEAALDAHFLVRVFGQDSVESALAGDRTHLDRALASGAHVISSDFPAQVEETTFFVEIPEGAPSRCNPSTAPEGCTSSSIEDR; from the coding sequence ATGCGCTTGTTCACGCAAACGTTCTTCTTCCTTCTCGCTCCTGCCACATTGCTCGCGTGCGGCGGCGACGACGGCGCCTCGCCCCTCGACGCCTCGGTCCCGCCCGACGCGTACACCCAGCCCTTCGCGTTCGACGGCAACTTCGCGGCGCGCCCCGACGCGTCGTTCGCGCAGTACACGCAGGACGACACGCTCTCGATCTTCCACGTGCAGCTCGAGGCGACGCACAACAGCTATCACCTGCGCCCCAGCGACGATCCGGTCGTCGACTGGGACTACGAGCACGCGCCGCTCGACGTGCAGCTCGAAGAGCAAGGCGTGCGCGGCCTCGAGCTCGATCTCAACTGGGACGACGACATCGGCGTGCATCGCGTCCTCCACATCCCGACGGTCGACGCGCGCAGCACCTGCGATCTCTTCGTCGAGTGCCTCGCGATCGTACGCACCTGGTCCGACGCCCACGCCGATCACGTGCCGCTCGTCATCCACCTCGAGCCCAAGGGCGGCGCCACCGCGGCCGAGCGCCTCGCGCGGATGCTCGCGATCGAGAACGAGATCCGCAGCGTGTGGCCCGACGAGCTGATCCTCACGCCCGATCGCGTGCGCGGCGATCACGCGACGCTGCCCGAGGCCCTCGCCGAAGGCGGCTGGCCCACGCTCGGCGAGACGCGCGGGCACGTGCTCTTCGTGATCGACGACTCCGAGGCGCTGCGCGATGCGTACGTCGCCGACGCGCCGAGCCTCGAGGGGCGTGTGATGTTCGTCGACTCCGAGCCCGGCGACACCTTCGGTGCGTACGCGATCATCAACGACGCGTTCGCGAGCGAGCGCATCGAGGCCGCGCTCGACGCGCACTTCCTGGTTCGCGTGTTCGGTCAGGACAGCGTCGAGAGCGCGCTCGCCGGCGATCGCACGCACCTCGATCGCGCGCTCGCCAGCGGCGCGCACGTGATCAGCTCGGACTTCCCGGCGCAGGTCGAGGAGACGACGTTCTTCGTCGAGATCCCCGAGGGCGCTCCGTCGCGCTGCAATCCGTCGACGGCGCCCGAGGGCTGCACGTCGTCGTCGATCGAGGATCGCTGA